In the Kribbella sp. NBC_00482 genome, one interval contains:
- a CDS encoding M20 metallopeptidase family protein encodes MSTRELAEQFREEIVTLRRALHQVPEYDLDLPKTQQLVLDALEGLPLEITLGKELSSVTAVLRGGGGPGPVVLLRGDMDALPVTERTDVPFASQHPGMMHACGHDLHVAGLVGAAKVLCAMRDELPGDVVFMFQPGEETTGGAPIMIREGVLDAAGRRADAAYGLHVGSSSQPLGMWSSRPGSFMAAADQLSVRVVGAGTHGSTPYRGKDPIPVLCEIVTALQMMITRQFDVFDPVVLTVGRIAGGTKENIIPDDAFFDATVRTFSEAARAKIQQASIQLVEGLAAAHGLQVEADYRVGYPVTVNDEAEYNFARETIVDVFGPDRFRERPNPRCGAEDMSFVLNEIPGVYLNLSACAFPDPDAAADNHSPLANFDDSVLPDGAALLAELAVRRLRRTPA; translated from the coding sequence ATGAGCACGCGTGAGCTGGCGGAGCAGTTCCGCGAGGAGATCGTGACGTTGCGTCGGGCGCTGCACCAGGTCCCGGAGTACGACCTCGACTTGCCGAAGACGCAGCAGTTGGTCCTCGACGCGCTCGAAGGGCTGCCGCTGGAGATCACGCTCGGTAAGGAGCTGTCGTCGGTGACCGCCGTACTGCGGGGCGGCGGCGGGCCTGGTCCCGTCGTACTGCTGCGCGGCGACATGGACGCGCTGCCGGTCACCGAGCGGACCGACGTACCGTTCGCGTCCCAGCATCCCGGGATGATGCACGCCTGTGGTCACGACCTGCACGTCGCGGGGCTCGTCGGCGCCGCGAAGGTGCTGTGTGCGATGCGGGACGAGCTGCCGGGTGACGTGGTGTTCATGTTCCAGCCGGGCGAGGAGACGACCGGCGGCGCGCCGATCATGATCCGCGAAGGCGTTCTCGACGCGGCGGGCCGGCGGGCGGATGCGGCGTACGGGCTGCACGTCGGGTCGTCCTCGCAGCCGTTGGGGATGTGGAGCAGCAGGCCCGGGTCGTTCATGGCCGCGGCGGACCAGTTGTCCGTGCGCGTCGTCGGTGCAGGCACTCACGGCTCCACGCCGTACCGCGGTAAGGACCCGATCCCGGTGCTCTGCGAGATCGTGACCGCGTTGCAGATGATGATCACGCGGCAGTTCGACGTGTTCGACCCAGTGGTTCTCACGGTCGGCCGGATCGCGGGCGGCACGAAGGAGAACATCATCCCGGACGACGCGTTCTTCGACGCGACCGTGCGGACGTTCTCAGAGGCGGCCCGGGCGAAGATCCAGCAGGCGTCGATCCAGCTGGTCGAGGGGCTCGCGGCCGCACACGGGCTGCAGGTCGAGGCGGACTACCGGGTCGGGTACCCGGTGACGGTCAACGACGAGGCGGAGTACAACTTCGCGCGCGAGACCATCGTCGACGTGTTCGGCCCGGACCGGTTCCGCGAACGGCCGAACCCGAGGTGCGGCGCCGAGGACATGTCGTTCGTCCTCAACGAGATCCCCGGCGTGTACCTCAACCTCAGCGCCTGCGCCTTCCCCGACCCCGACGCAGCCGCCGACAACCACTCCCCACTGGCCAACTTCGACGACTCAGTCCTCCCCGACGGCGCCGCCCTACTGGCCGAACTCGCCGTACGCCGTCTCCGCCGTACCCCTGCCTAG
- a CDS encoding GNAT family N-acetyltransferase translates to MTLTYRPLTGPEEIELFCRLSYVLDHELPDDFANGCRRPEWAWVALDGDRVLARLAWWTTPGGDVPLQFDFFDIDDTLPRADRDEIGLQLFETAKAAVFPSGAKLPEYGRFVPPDWREDPAAREVVESRTRVLESTGARLLVERLRLQWTPTSLLPESKGRLVFRPVVDREDLLALMTPVMEGTLDAHGQADLASGLTPREAAEQHYDEEFAGFTSPHEWWQIAELPDGGGPVGFVVPARNNYHPIIAYIGVLPAHRGHGYIDEILAEGTRILAGEGVDRIRASTDLGNVPMAKAFARAGYVNFERALNFVWE, encoded by the coding sequence TTGACACTGACATATCGACCCCTGACCGGTCCTGAGGAGATCGAGCTGTTCTGCCGGCTCTCGTATGTCCTCGACCACGAACTGCCGGACGACTTCGCCAACGGCTGCCGGCGCCCGGAGTGGGCGTGGGTGGCCCTCGACGGCGATCGTGTCCTCGCCCGGCTGGCGTGGTGGACGACACCGGGTGGGGACGTCCCGCTGCAATTCGACTTCTTCGACATCGACGACACGCTGCCGCGGGCAGACCGGGACGAGATCGGCCTGCAGCTGTTCGAGACGGCGAAGGCGGCGGTCTTTCCGTCGGGCGCGAAGCTGCCGGAGTACGGGCGTTTCGTCCCGCCGGACTGGCGTGAGGACCCCGCGGCCCGCGAGGTGGTCGAGTCCCGCACGCGCGTCCTCGAGAGCACGGGCGCGCGGCTTCTGGTCGAGCGGCTCCGGTTGCAGTGGACTCCGACGTCCCTGCTCCCCGAGTCCAAGGGCCGGCTCGTGTTCCGGCCGGTCGTCGACCGCGAGGATCTGCTCGCTCTCATGACTCCGGTGATGGAGGGCACGCTCGACGCGCACGGCCAGGCGGACCTGGCTTCGGGCCTCACTCCGCGCGAGGCAGCGGAGCAGCATTACGACGAGGAGTTCGCCGGGTTCACGAGCCCGCACGAGTGGTGGCAGATCGCCGAACTCCCTGACGGGGGCGGTCCGGTGGGGTTCGTGGTGCCCGCGCGCAACAACTACCACCCGATCATCGCGTACATCGGGGTTCTCCCCGCGCACCGCGGGCACGGCTACATCGACGAGATCCTTGCCGAGGGCACCCGCATCCTCGCCGGCGAGGGCGTCGACCGGATCCGGGCCTCGACGGACCTCGGCAACGTGCCGATGGCCAAGGCCTTCGCCCGCGCCGGGTACGTCAACTTCGAACGCGCCCTCAACTTCGTCTGGGAGTGA